From the Leptolyngbya sp. CCY15150 genome, the window GAGCCCGATCCGCTGCTGCAGGAAATTTTGGCGACGGGGGAATGGAAGGTGACCCGGAAGCTGCGGGTGACGCCCCAGGGCACCTACACCTCTAACTACTACATCAACGATCAGCCCTGTACCCTCACCCAGCTTCACGACCACCTGCACCGCTTCCACGTGTATCCCGAAGGCTACAACGTTGTTCTGCAGGGGGACGTCACCAGCATTATTTCCATGAACCCTCGGGAACGCCGCGAGATTATTGACGAGCTGGCGGGGGTGGCTGCGTTCGATCGCAAAATTATTCAAGCGACGGGCAAGCTGGACGCGGTGAAGGAGCGGGAGGAGCAGTTTCGCATCGTGGAACGGGAGTTGATTGCCCAGCGCGATCGCCTGGCCCAAGATCGAATTAAGGCGGAGAAGTACCAGGCCCTACGCGCGGAATTTCAGGATAAAAGTCAGTGGGAGGCGGTGCTCCATTGGCGCGATCGCCAACGGCAGGCGGAGCAGCTCCAACAGCAGCTTGAAGCCAGCCATCAAGCCCTAGCTGACTACAGCACCCAGCTCCAGGCTCTGGCGGTGGATATTGCCCAAGCGACGGAGTCCTTGGAGGAGTTGAACCGGCGGGTGAAAGCTCTTGGGGAAGATGAGCAGTTAGGACTACAGGCGACTCTCGCGACGCGGCAGGCAGAACTGCGGCAGCTTCAGCGGCAAGAGCAAGCGTTAATCACGGCTAGCCAAGAGACGGCCACGCAACTGGGCCGCACCCAGCGGGAACTGCATGACCATCGCCAAGCGCTGGAGGCTCTGCAGGCGGATCAGCAAGTTCTCGATACGCAAGAGTTGGTACAGCTACGGCAAGCGCGGGATGCTGCCCAGAAAACCCTAGAGGCGAGTCGTGAGTCGGCCCAGGCGATCGCCTCTGCGTCGGCCGCCTGGATTCAACAGCAAACGGAGTTGCGGCACCGGATTGAATCGCGGCTGCAGGAACTAGAGCCAGGGCGGCGCGAGCAGGCGACGCTACAGGAACGGGTGCATCAACTCCAGCAAAAAAATCAAGAGCATCGGCAAACTCTAGAAGCGATCGCTGGCGATCTGGCCGAGCACCAGCAGCAGCAGGCCAGTCTACAAACCGAGCACCAACAGCAGCGCCAGCAGGTGCAGCAGCGGGCCCAGGCTTTGAGCGCTACCGAGGCCCAACTGAAGCTGCAACAGGAGACTAGCGATCGCCTGCTGCGAGAACAGCGGGATAAACAACGCCAGCTCGATCGCCTAGAAGCCCAGGTGCAGGCGATGCAGGATGCCCATGGAACGGGAGCCACGCGCCTGCTCACCCAAGCTAACTTGCCGGGTATCTGCGGGCTGGTGGCCCAGTTGGGTCGGGTGGAAGCGGAGTATCAACTGGCGCTGGAAATTGCTGCTGGTGGCCGCTTGGGGCATCTGGTGGTGGAAGATGATGGAATAGCCGCAGCGGGGATTGAACTGCTCAAGCAAAAGCGGGCTGGGCGGGCGACGTTTTTGCCGTTGAACAAAATCCGTGCGCCGCGCCTGTCGCCGATCAACCCTGCCCAACAGCCTCGCGGCTTTATTGACTATGCCAGTCGGCTGATTGACTGTGACGATCGCTATCGGGTGGTGTTTGCCCATGTGTTTGGCAATACCGTGGTCTTCTCGAACCTCCAGGATGCCCGCCCCCACATTGGTCGGTACCGCATCGTCACCCTAGATGGAGAATTGCTCGATGCTAGTGGTGCCATGACCGGGGGCAGTACGTCCAGCCGCCAAGGATCCCTGCATTTTGGGGTAGGGGAAACGGGAGAATCGGCGGAGGTGACGGGCCTACGCGATCGCCTCCAGGAAATTGACCACATTCTCGATCGCTGTCAGAAAGAGATTCACCAAGCTAGCGCTAGCCTCAAGTCCCAGTCTCAAGCCTTGATGGATGCTCGACAACTGGAGCGCGAAACCCATCTCAAGGCGGAGCAATTGCAGCAACAGCTTGCCCATCTGGTCGCGCAAGAGGGGCAGGTGCGGGCCCAGTTGTCGCAGCATACGCAAGAACTGAGCCAGGCCCAAACCCGGCTCAAGACCCTGGAGAAGGCATTGCCGCAGCAGGAAGCCGAGGTGGCCCGCGATCGCCAGCAGTTGACGGAGTTGGAACAATCCCAAGCCCATAGCGAATGGCAGCAGGCCCAGACCCTAATTCAGCAGCAGGAAGCAACCCTCAGCGATCGCCAACTGGCCCTGCGCGCCGCCGAACAGCGATGTAGCGAGATGGGCATGCAGCGCCAGCGGCTTCAGGAAAAGATTGAACAGGCTCAGCAGCGGGTGCAGGAGTACCGGCAGCAGCAGACTAGCCAGCTCAGCCAGCGTACCTCCGGCAGCAGCCAGCAGGATGCCCTCAACCGCGAGATTGCGGAGATTCAAACCGCCTTGTCTACCCTAGAACACACCCTATCGGCGGAGAAGCAAGAGCGCGATCGGGTGGAACGGCAATTACGCGATCGCCAAACCCTGCATCAGCAAACGGAGCTGAAACGTCAACATACCCTCGAAACCCAGCAGGCTCGTCAGCAAGACTTGGTGGCCCTGCAGGAGCAACTGGTGGCCCAGCAGGCCGAATTGCCCGATCCTCTGCCGGAGATTCCCGACGAGCTAGGGCTAGAGCAGCTTCAGCAACAGGTGCGATCGCTGCAGCGGCGGATGCAGGCCATGGAGCCGGTAAATATGCTGGCCCTAGAAGAGCACGATCGCACCCAGGGGCGTCTGGATGAACTCAGCCAAAAGCTGTCCACCTTGGCGGAAGAGCGCAGCGAACTGCTGTTGCGCATCGAAAACTTCACCACCCTGCGCCAGCGGGCCTTCAAAGAAGCCTTTGACGCAGTGAATGGCAACTTTCAAACCATTTTTGCTGAACTCTCCGACGGTGATGGCTACCTGCAGCTTGATGATCCCCATGATCCCTTTTCCAGCGGGCTCAATCTAGTCGCCCATCCTAAGGGCAAGCCCGTCCGCCGCCTAGCCTCCATGTCTGGGGGAGAAAAGTCCCTCACTGCCCTCAGCTTCATCTTTGCCCTGCAGCGCTACCGTCCCTCGCCCTTCTACGCCTTTGACGAGGTGGATATGTTCCTCGACGGGGCAAATGTAGAACGATTAGCTAGAATGATTAAACATCAGACTCAACAGGCGCAGTTCATTGTCGTGAGCCTGCGGCGTCCGATGATTGAAGCGGCCCAGCGCACCATTGGGGTGACCCAAGCCCGAGGAGCCTACACGCAGGTTCTGGGTATTGACCTCCAGGGACGAATTTCTGGGTAGCGATCGCCCCTGAGAAGCACCCTGACTCTGTTGGAGCAATCTACTACAATCTGCCAGCCCCCAGCTCAACCCTCCCTAGTCTGCTCGATTCTCTGACCCTACACCTGACGCCGCTGCTCCAGCAGCCATTGATCACCTAGGGGTTGACTAGATTTCCTGGGGCACCGTTGGAACTTTCCCCATCCGGTTTATGATTTGTTCTAGCCGTCGTTAGCGTTACGATTGACGAATCGCTGACACCATTGCTGCCAATTTCGCTCTCTCGACCATTTTCGAGACAAAAATCCACCCATGACTTTTGAACAGTACTGCCAACGAGCCGACCTCCTAGGAACTCAAATTATCACCCGAGACACTGGCAAGCGACTCGGCGTCGTCAGTCAGATCTGGGTAGACATCGATCGTCGTGAAGTTGTGGCCTTTGGCTTACGGGAAAGTGTGTTGTCTGGGGTCTTGTCGAGCACGCAAGAGACCATGCTGTTGAGCAACATCCGCCAAATTGGTGATGTGATTTTGGTCGATGACGACAACGCGGTTGAAGATGCGTTTGATACCGATCCCTACAGCATTCTCATCAATAGCGAAGTGATCACCGAAACCGGCGAACTGCTGGGTAAAGTGCGAGGGTTTAAGTTCAACGTTAATGATGGCAAGGTTGAATCCTTGGTGATTGCGTCCCTAGGCATCCCGCTGATTCCCGATCAAGTGATTAGCACCTATGAACTGTCTATTGAAGAAGTGGTCAGCAGCGGCCCCGATCGCCTGATTGTCTTTGAGGGGGCAGAGGAGAAGATGGTGCAGATGACGGTGGGAGTGCTGGAACGCCTGGGTATTGGTCGTCCCCCTTGGGATCGGGATGTGGATGATTACTACGTGATGCCCACCTCGACCTCCAATCAACTAGGAACGGGTATGCCGGTTGCCCAACCGCTGCAGACGGTGATGCCTACGGCCCGAGAAACCTGGGACGAGGACAACTGGAACGAGCCCCAAGAACGCGTTATGCCTGAACCTCTGCGCCAGGCCGAACCCGAGCCGGTTTACTATCAAGAAGCCAACTGGGGTAATGAGACCTATGAGCAGCAGGTGGCCTATGTGGATGAAGATTATGATGCACCTCCAGGAGCAGCCCCTGCACCCTATCCTGAGGCTCAGTATGAGGACGTAGAGGTGACCGGGGATGCTTGGGCGGATGAAGACAAGCCCAAGCCCTACACGCCGCCCAAGCTCAACCTGCCCGATCGGCAGAAAGTGGCGGAGTATGAAGAGGAAATCGATTACTAGACTTACACATCTATAACTACCCATGCAGCGCTAGAGGAGCGATCGCTTCTCTAGCGCTGCATGGGTAGTTATGGGGAGATGGGAGCGCTGGCGTGATCGTGAGGACATCCTCATCGAAATTTCTTGATGGAACTCCTAGGAATAGTTCATATTTGTCCTGATACTCCGTATATTCCCTAGAAGTAACCCATTGATGCTCTTGACGTAAGGGGTTGGCTAGATGGGTGTTGGAGTAGAGGACGATGTTGGGATTGAAGGCCGCCATAGGTTGTGGTAACGCATGGGCTCTACCTAACGATAGAAGCTCATGCTAGGAAGAACGTTTGATGTAAATGGAACCTTGGGATATTCCCCTACGTCACGTAGCTAGGTTTAAGCCAAAAATAAGTCTTCTGCATTTTCAGGGTGATCCGGGTGTTATTTGCCAATTGAGTCTGCATATTGAATGCAGCCAAATCCACGTAATATTTGGACTCTCATGTGGCATCACTATCATCATGACTTGGACGCTCGTATTCGTCTGCTTATTATTACGCAGTTTTATCCACCCGACTACGCTGCAACGGGTCAACTCATTGAAGAACTAGCGATTAAACTGAGTCAAAAAGAGTTTAAGGTTCACGTCTTCACAGGGCAGCCAGGCTACGCATTTTCTACCGCCTCGGCACCGAAGTATGAACAGATTCATCAGCTTTCGATTCAGCGATCGCAAATTTCTCGATTCTGGTCTCAACGGATTCGCGGTAAAGCCCTGAATGGGCTGTTATTCTGCCTGCGGGCTGTCTTGCATATGGTGCGAGCCGCCATGCACCACGACATTGCTGTGTTGACAACCGCACCGCCTTACTTACCCGTTTTGGGATACTTCGCCCGGCGTCTGTTAGGACTGCGTTATATCTGCCTTGTCTATGATCTATACCCGGACGTTGCGGTACGATTGGGCGTCCTGAAGCCGAATCATCGGCTTACCAACCTTTGGCGCTGGATTAACTGTAAAGTTTGGGGCCAAGCCGAGCAAATTATTGTTCTGAGTTCGACGATTCGAGATCACATTGTTCAGAACTACGGAATTCCTGCCCATCGTATTTCTGTGATTCATAGCTGGTCTGATCCTAACCTGGTTGTACCTCGACCGAAATCAGATAATTGGTTCGCCCAGCGCCATGGCCTCGATCGCACCTTCACGGTTTTGTATTCTGGGAATATGGGACGCTGCCATGATCTGGAAACAGTTATGGCTACAGCAAAACTGCTTCAGCATGAACAGGTACGGTTCGTCTTTGTGGGAGATGGGGCCAAGCGATCGCTCTGTATGCAACTAGCAGAAGACTATGGGCTGCAGAACTGTTTATTCCTGCCCTATCAAGATAAGCAAGATTTGCCCTATTCCCTGACCGCCTGCGATCTGTCGTTAGTGTCTCTCAGTCGCGGCATGGAGGGACTGTTGGCACCCAGTAAGCTCTATGGCTGCCTGGCCGCAGGGCGACCCGTGGCGGTGATTTGTGACGATCGCTCCTATCTCAAAGACTTGGTGACGGAGGCGGAGTGTGGTGAGGCTTTTCAGCAGGGCGATCGCGAAGGGCTAGCGGCGTTTATTCTGCATTTGATGGCCAATCCACAGCGGGTGGAGGCTATGGGGCAGGCGGGACGCACCTACCTAGAGCATCACTTTACGCCAGATATTATTGCCGAGCACTATGCCCAGGTGATTTGCCGCAGTGCCGGGCGATCGCGCCGTCCTCAACTCCTGCCGTCTGCTGCACCACAGCGCCAAGCTGTGCCGGTGTCCGATCGCTTGGATTAGACCCTTGGAATGATGCTTGGAAGGACGCCTAGTACTCTGAAATGGAAGTAACCCGCCTATTTCCTGAGGCAGGAATCCTTGTGTATCCTGGACGTCCTTTTCGTTGTCCTGTCTTCGTTCTTCTATCTTGCACTAGCTCGACTGTTGCTCGATCGCTCCTTCCGCTTGGTTGACAACGGCCCGCAGGCGATCGAGGGTTGCGGGGCTAGGGGATGACCAGAGACGGCGCTGGTGGGCTTCTAGCAACCGTTCGGCCATATCCCGCAGCGCCCAGGGGTTCGCGTCTTGCACCATCTGCTGCACGTCGTCGTCGAAGATATAGGCCTCGGCAACGCCTTGATACATATAGTCCTCGACGCAGTGGGTGGTGGCGGAGTAGGCAAACAGGTAATCCACGGTGGCGGCCATTTCGAAGGCTCCCTTGTAGCCGTGACGCATGACGCCAGCAATCCATTTAGGATTGACCACCCGCGATCGATAGACCCGCGTCAGTTCTTCGGAGAGCGATCGCACCTTGGGGGTTTCGGGGCGAGAATGGTCGCCAAAGTAAAGTTTGGGGGACTGACCCCGCGATCGGGCGGCCACCGTCAGACCGCCCTGGAATTGATAATAATCATCGGAATCGAGCAGGTCATGCTCGCGATTATCTTGGTTGTGCAGCACAATCTGTAGCTGGCTGAGGCGCTGCTCGAAGGCGGCGGGAGCGGAGAGCGCCTGGGGGGCGCGACCGTTGCGGCCGCCGGTGTAGGCGGTGCTGCTCCAGTTGATGTAGGCGCGGGCTAGGTCGTCATCGTCTGACCAATTCTGGGCTTCGATCAGACCCTGAAGACCAGCTCCGTAGGCTCCGGGTTTGGAGCCAAAGATACGATAGCTGGCCCGATCGCTAGCCTGGTCGGCAGTTAGCCCTTGGTCGATCCATGCTTGGGTTTCCTGCTGCACTTGGTCAGCCAGGGGGTTCCACTCTGGGGGTTCATCCAAGGCAGCGATCGCCTGCACGGCTTGGTCAAAGAGCTCGATTAAATTGGGAAAGGCATCGCGGAAAAAGCCGGAAATCCGTAGGGTGACGTCCACGCGCGATCGCCCCAGCACCTCCAAGGGCAAGATTTCAAAATCCACGACGCGCCGGGAGGGGCCGTCCCATACGGGTCGAACTCCAAGTAGAGCCAGGGCCTCCGCTAGGTCATCGCCGCCGGTGCGCATGGTGGAGGTGCTCCAGACGGAGAGGGCTAGGCTGCGGGGATAGTTGCCCTCTTCCTGGGTATAGCGTTCGATCAGGAGTTCGGCGGCGTTGCGACCCACGGCCCAGGCGCTTTCCGTGGGAATGCCGCGAATGTCTACGGAGTAGAAGTTACGGCCGGTCGGCAACACATCTGCCCGGCCGCGGGTGGGTGCACCGGAGGGGCCGCTGGGAATGTAGCCGCCGTCTAGACCGTGGAGCAGGGCGGTAAGTTCTTGGCGGGTATTTTGCAGGTTGGGCAGGAGGTCGGTTTGGATCCAGGTCAGTTCTGGGGCGATCGCTGCTTGGGTCATGGACGGAGGCTGACCGGCTAGGATGGCGTCCACCTGCTGGGCAGCGGCCTGTTCGATCTGTTCAACCGCGTCGCCGACGGTGCGCAGATGGGGACAGTGCTGCTGGGCTAGGCGGCGGCGATCGCTTTCGGATAGTAAGGTTGCTGGATCGTCGGAAAGG encodes:
- the smc gene encoding chromosome segregation protein SMC — translated: MFIKRVELSHFKSFGGTTAVPLLPGFTVVSGPNGSGKSNILDALLFALGLSGSKGMRAERLPDLVNQNHSSRSRSTVEASVTVTFQMEPEDAVGSRAIAAPPESPPESPDEVPDASTGEAPDASTPDESTGEAPEAQGLDPDLNGSELNGSDPNGVDLNEADLNETGLNGVNLNGVDLNGHGSPETPPAPEPDRYAFEDEPDPLLQEILATGEWKVTRKLRVTPQGTYTSNYYINDQPCTLTQLHDHLHRFHVYPEGYNVVLQGDVTSIISMNPRERREIIDELAGVAAFDRKIIQATGKLDAVKEREEQFRIVERELIAQRDRLAQDRIKAEKYQALRAEFQDKSQWEAVLHWRDRQRQAEQLQQQLEASHQALADYSTQLQALAVDIAQATESLEELNRRVKALGEDEQLGLQATLATRQAELRQLQRQEQALITASQETATQLGRTQRELHDHRQALEALQADQQVLDTQELVQLRQARDAAQKTLEASRESAQAIASASAAWIQQQTELRHRIESRLQELEPGRREQATLQERVHQLQQKNQEHRQTLEAIAGDLAEHQQQQASLQTEHQQQRQQVQQRAQALSATEAQLKLQQETSDRLLREQRDKQRQLDRLEAQVQAMQDAHGTGATRLLTQANLPGICGLVAQLGRVEAEYQLALEIAAGGRLGHLVVEDDGIAAAGIELLKQKRAGRATFLPLNKIRAPRLSPINPAQQPRGFIDYASRLIDCDDRYRVVFAHVFGNTVVFSNLQDARPHIGRYRIVTLDGELLDASGAMTGGSTSSRQGSLHFGVGETGESAEVTGLRDRLQEIDHILDRCQKEIHQASASLKSQSQALMDARQLERETHLKAEQLQQQLAHLVAQEGQVRAQLSQHTQELSQAQTRLKTLEKALPQQEAEVARDRQQLTELEQSQAHSEWQQAQTLIQQQEATLSDRQLALRAAEQRCSEMGMQRQRLQEKIEQAQQRVQEYRQQQTSQLSQRTSGSSQQDALNREIAEIQTALSTLEHTLSAEKQERDRVERQLRDRQTLHQQTELKRQHTLETQQARQQDLVALQEQLVAQQAELPDPLPEIPDELGLEQLQQQVRSLQRRMQAMEPVNMLALEEHDRTQGRLDELSQKLSTLAEERSELLLRIENFTTLRQRAFKEAFDAVNGNFQTIFAELSDGDGYLQLDDPHDPFSSGLNLVAHPKGKPVRRLASMSGGEKSLTALSFIFALQRYRPSPFYAFDEVDMFLDGANVERLARMIKHQTQQAQFIVVSLRRPMIEAAQRTIGVTQARGAYTQVLGIDLQGRISG
- a CDS encoding PRC-barrel domain-containing protein, with protein sequence MTFEQYCQRADLLGTQIITRDTGKRLGVVSQIWVDIDRREVVAFGLRESVLSGVLSSTQETMLLSNIRQIGDVILVDDDNAVEDAFDTDPYSILINSEVITETGELLGKVRGFKFNVNDGKVESLVIASLGIPLIPDQVISTYELSIEEVVSSGPDRLIVFEGAEEKMVQMTVGVLERLGIGRPPWDRDVDDYYVMPTSTSNQLGTGMPVAQPLQTVMPTARETWDEDNWNEPQERVMPEPLRQAEPEPVYYQEANWGNETYEQQVAYVDEDYDAPPGAAPAPYPEAQYEDVEVTGDAWADEDKPKPYTPPKLNLPDRQKVAEYEEEIDY
- a CDS encoding glycosyltransferase family 4 protein, which produces MWHHYHHDLDARIRLLIITQFYPPDYAATGQLIEELAIKLSQKEFKVHVFTGQPGYAFSTASAPKYEQIHQLSIQRSQISRFWSQRIRGKALNGLLFCLRAVLHMVRAAMHHDIAVLTTAPPYLPVLGYFARRLLGLRYICLVYDLYPDVAVRLGVLKPNHRLTNLWRWINCKVWGQAEQIIVLSSTIRDHIVQNYGIPAHRISVIHSWSDPNLVVPRPKSDNWFAQRHGLDRTFTVLYSGNMGRCHDLETVMATAKLLQHEQVRFVFVGDGAKRSLCMQLAEDYGLQNCLFLPYQDKQDLPYSLTACDLSLVSLSRGMEGLLAPSKLYGCLAAGRPVAVICDDRSYLKDLVTEAECGEAFQQGDREGLAAFILHLMANPQRVEAMGQAGRTYLEHHFTPDIIAEHYAQVICRSAGRSRRPQLLPSAAPQRQAVPVSDRLD